The window TTACTTCTGGACTCCTCCAACAGTCTAAATATAATctgtttaaatgtcaaaaaaatagtCGTTAGGACATCTAGTGGTACAAGTTAAGAAATACCTCCATGAGCGAAGTGTAATGCTCCTCTGTGGTGCACAGATTTCATATGCTATAagaacacataaacacaatcCTTACGGGCCAAGGGGTGAATCTGGATCTGGTAAATCCAAAGCCACGGCCATGAAGGTATTCGCCATCCGATCATTTGGGACATAGCCAAAGTCTGCCGTTTGGTGCCAGCGGACAATCGGAGTGAATACACTGGTGGGGGTTTTAATGTCTGTGGACAGCTGCAAATACAGATAGAAAGTGGAACAGATTGACAATATTGCAAAAGATGTTGCAAAAGCATTAATGGTTTATTTTACCCACTTAGTTTCAAATAGCAGCACGCATTGTGTCTTTTATACAACCACAAGGGGGCACCAACGTCAGAAATTTACTAATTCTATGAAGTAGTTTTCAAAAACTTGACTctcattttcaaatgtgttgTTTCTATTATGCAAATTAAACTAAAACACTAATACTAACATACCTGGACAAATCCAAAAGGGAAGTCTTTCGCCGTTTGTCCCCCTGAGCCCTTGTGAAATGACATCCTCCAGTCATCGATCATAGCAGGGAAGGTGCAGGCATACTTGTCTTCATTATGGTACGTATTTGCCTCACctgaaatcaacacaaatattACAGATGCATGACATAATCAGGCTCGACCCTACATGAACCCACAGTTTCTGTCCAAGTCTGGCTCAAGCCCAAACTGCAACAGCAGGATTGGGCCTGAGCCAGATTAAAACCCCTAATTTtccaatgttaaaaaaaaatcttaaatcaactaatgttttttcagtgtggttacagacatttgtgtgaggGGGTGCATTAGTAAATAGCCGCTTGCGCCAAAacacactctggcacaaactggattGATCGTAAATTCTGAGCGCTGTTGGAATATACTGTTCAGTTACTGAGAGCACCAAATTCTCGGGAGCAGCAGAGCGTAGGCTACTCCGAGGAGGTGGAGAAACAGAAAGCCAAGCGCATTTAAACCTGACAAATCGTCAGTTCCTAAAGAAATAGGCATAAACCCGACCTGATCTCTGCCTGGCGGAATGTTGAGAAATTACTGCCCGGCCCAAACCAAGCATTGGGGCCAGTCTAATTTGGGCAGAGAATGAAAGCCCCACTACACATGGCTATACTGACCGTCTGATACCTGTGCAGGTTGTCTTACCTTGGTACCAGATGGCTCCTTTGATGGTCATGTTGAGCAGCGGGTGGATCATTGAATTCCACAAGACAGAATCATTTTTAGGACTGAGAGATTTCAATGTGGGAAAAAGCAACAATGTTGTTAGTGCAAGCTCACTTTTCTTGGTTCTTACAAAAGAACAGTGTGTCACATGGTAAAATTCGATATCCTTCCTAATTCAGTTACCATACACATCAGGTGGTGGGTTAGCtgaattatgttttgtttttttaataactttacCCAGCAAAGTCTTGTCTACACCGCTGCAGTGCTCTTGCAGATGACCAGACTTCGACAGGTGTGCCTTCCCAGCACGACTCCACCAGTCCTATGGGGTACTGAAGCGTCTTGTACAAGTAACGTCCATAGAGCCAGCAGACTGCAGAGAAACCTTTCAGATCTGAAAATACACCTGCCCGTTAATCAGtccatcacacctgtcccctctGGGACGTTTTTCGTCCTTGTTGAAAAACACCcataaaaataccaaatattaatatttttttctactttttttgcttaaatctttaaACCAACTCCTACTCAGATTAtacatatcaaatattcattcattttgaggatttttaaccctttatatgccattttctttacatgaagtcacCGTTACTTAAAACATGAATTATGATTTACCttctatataataaatgttgaatggatttttttttctaattatcaCAGTCTGGGATATGTGAATGATtgataacaacaccaattttgatgcattattatttttttgtgcagtttcaATTTTTCAATAAACACCGACACCTTTCCCCTTCGGGACGTTTTTTGtccttgttgaaaaacaaccataaaaatattaaatattaagagagagagagagagagagagagagagagagagagagagagagagaaaaaaaacagtaatgtaaccttgcagcaacctgcagctcataatttgcaatttttagctacaattacacacacactatttTTTTACACAGCCCCCAGACATCCATATCAACACTAAACtagcatttattttaatttctttttgcaaCAATGGCTCGCAAACCTCAATGATGAAAAAATAGGAGAAAAATACAGGCAGTTTTCCTGCTTattatttagtgtgtgtttgctctgctgGGGAAGCAGGAGAAAATGTATGATTCAGCTGGATTTTAGTAAAAACTTCCATTTTGATCCCCTAACTCTGGAATGCATGATACCATCAAATTCATGTTTTTGAGTTGCCATGAGGATGTGATGAACAAATACGGAATTTATGGTTTTACATTGAGCTATATTTTCACATAGGGATTTGACATTGGGTATTTTGAGTCCAtgtacacgtacacacacacacacacacacacacacacacacacaaactaatattgcaatatttttatgCAGACCACACTGTCACATCCTTATGAGCACAGCAAGACCATTTTTTGATCTACTTTGCATTTGCCCTCCCTGTTAGGGGCCGATAGTACTTCAAGTGGCCAAACCAGGAATTGCATTGAAAAGACAGCAGGGCCCCAAAAATGGAAATTGGCCccatctgggtttttttttgccccATTATTGGGTCTCTCTAACCAATGTGACTGCCagagatagaaaaaaaatcatgttttttatgtgaATGGAAGGGgaatcaaaaaatgttgttttaatgggTTTCAATGGGGACGTTTTTCGTCCGGGAGGGCAAGGTGTCGTAAAAGGTTGCCATTTGTGTATATTAGGCCTGATTTAGGAGCGgctttaaaatttcaaaatatcaccaaaaataaggtttctgaccaaatgtcatGCTATATGCATGAACACAGccaaagttattaaaaaataaaaactgaaaaatgactgaaaaggaCATTTTCCGTCCGAGGGGAACCAGAGGGTTAATATATCAAATTTGATTGCAATATACAGAACTATGGAGTCCTGTGCTGTCACCATAACAAAAAACTAGCTTGGATTTACGACCTTGTGCAATggatacatttttacattacacAACAAATAGAAATGTCTCAGTTCAAGTTCAATAAATGTCTCAGTTCAAGTTCAATATCTCTAACCTACATCTTTAGCTGCAAACACGTCTTAACAACCCTATGagttaataaatacatttttgacgTACTTCTTGGGGCCACAGACCAGGGAATTTCCACGCCAGTCAAATCAAGCTGCTCAGTTTTACCCGTCCTCAAAGACGCCATAAAAAACCTCACATCAGTATAATTCTCTGAGAGTTTCAGCTCCTCTGCTGCATTGAAAACCTATTGGAGAATGAACAATGAAGAGatcatttaacaacaaaaaatgaatacatacatacatattaatTGAAAGTCCTTTATGACACCTATGTGAAATCTTTCTGACAATTACAGCTATCTGAAACCAAATCTGTTGCACCACTTTAATACTTACTCCTATGCTGTGTATGTAATATAAGTGAAAGTGTTTTCTTTCAAGATTCGACCCTACAGACAGACTTCTATTGCACGTTTTTGTTACAGTGAATGAGCTCATCAGAAGACAGATGTTCACCTGACTCGACCTACCATAGACATGTTAAACCACATGTTGCTCTGCCCCCCACACAGCCAAATATCTCCAAACAGCACATCTGTCAGAGTGGCACTGCAGCACTTGGTGACTGCTGTCACACTGTAGGGACCACCAGCTTTAACAGGGTCGAGGGTGACTCGCCAGATTCCTGAAAAACAGCCATAGATACATGGGCTGCAGTCAAAAAAAGTCTCCTTTCCAAACCACTTTTTCTTGACCTTGATTAAAACCATTGTGGAGTGAAGGAAAGATGTGGAGGAGAATTCAAAAGGACTTTGAAAAAGACAACTGCAGTGATAAAAGAATCTATAAAAACATGGAGAACCTGATGAAATATATTACTTCTTCATCAAGGTtggaattaaaatgaaaaaaggaataTAGGCTGCCATGTacagaaatgaaacaaaatggtTGTCATGTTGACAGTGGTTCCTCACGCTCACCCTCCTGTCCACTCAGATTTATTGACATGAATCCTTGTTAGCATGACtgtatgaaaataattgttaaattTATGCAAGATGAATATAACTTTGGCCTACAAATCTACTACTGTACTTATCATTTAGTTTCAAACATGCTGAATTAAAAACATCATCTGGCTGAAAACGTCCCTTATTCTTGAAAGACAGACTTCTGTGTTATGATTAATACCTTTATACTGATCTTGTACATTTGTTTGTTCTCACTCCAGTTACACAAGAACTGAGAGGCTCCAAACAGAGTAAAtactaaatataaaaatacatgaaaagcAATATGATAACAGAATAAGCATATAAAATCTACTGTGTTGAACAGAGTACGTTTATAAGAAGcaacacaaatacataaaacatacattCAAGGCATATATCTGACTATAAGACTATGCATATAATAACTTAAAGACCACCACACAACTCAGTGAACACCATTCATGTTGACTTGATTGTGCTTTAATGTTAAATTGTGGGACGTTATTACCTCCTTCAGTCTTGTAAAGGCTCTTTCTAATGAGCCCTATGCTGAAGGAGATAAGGAAGGAGGCAGCGAAGCACCTCTGTTTAGCATTCAGAAAATTCTACCATCTTTGctttattagaacattttaaccaagatacaaccagctttcaataatcatctcagacaaacaaaaacagtgacataatTCTTAACTtattaagaaacattttcctttttgctcaaatataacttcaggtacagtattaaaataaataagtaaaaaaggcatacataaatagaaacatggataaataaaataataattcttggtgtatagcatttgtgggtaatttcttgaatagacaaaaaagtaaaaatatctcctgtggaatattcacacaggtcttcagGATGCGCCCGCCAGTAAGCGCGCGGACACGCGCATCTTCGGCATGTGGGCACGCGCGTTGTCAGTTTCAAgtggcacagtgcagcagtgagagctccgcagttcagtttaacacggacaattaacaactttcttcttctctctgttgatgtgtgagtgtgaatgattaaggtgagaagtcgcccatgtttcacttcctcacattgccagttgcacatgtgcgtgcgctgctgatgttacacgaTGTCAATCATGCGGTGCACAGGGAATTTGACGGATTGGCCCGATTCTGAGCACTGCCGATAAGACTCCGATAAGACTTCGATTTATGGGCAGGGCTCGGAATTGGGCCGGTTTTCACATGATTGGCCATGACCTGCGACCGGCCGGTTAGTCTTAAATATGCCGATTTAAAATGCTGCATGATTGACATCGTGTAACATCagcagtgaacacacacacgcacatgtgcaactcacagcttgggcgatgtgaggatgtgaaacatgggcggcttctcaccttaatcattcacgcacacatcaaaagagagaagaagaaagttgttaattgtccGTGTTAAACTGAATTgcggagctctcactgctgcactctGCCGCTTGAAACTGACGTGGTGCGTGTCCGCATGCCGAAGATACGCGTGTCCACGCACTTACTGGCGGGCGTGTCctgaagacctgtgtgaatattccacaggagatatttttacttttttgtctgttcaagaaattacccacaaatgctatacaccaagaattgttattttatttatccatgtttttatttatgtatgctgtagtgtaagatttaaccactaatcaggtaaatgtttcattttgcataagttgattaaggTTGGAGTTCAtgtaaccatgttttatgtatccatgtatggcaaagcacttttacacaagtttgcgtattcatatattgaaaacacacacataccattCCATATATTGCCTGGAAGTGTGATAGTAGACAGTAGTAGTAGGCCGGGAGAAAAAGATTACACCATTAGGACATGCCTGGGCATGTCTGGGCATGTCCAGATGTGTctgaacaaaggcaaaaaggcctGCCACTAGAGGGGGAAGGACTAAAAAGTGCTgagtcagcagaaatgtgacaccgaTATGGTGGGAAGGActaaaactcagcagaaatgtgacaccttTATGATCAGCGCCCAGTGGAAAAGTTTAAGGAaaagagatgactcagcagaaattatacgataaaagagcgagcgcaaacaaagaaacttcagtctcgctccggagcttgactcattgagttgtgatgtgtttgttgcctgcgagcacattaaactcagttgcatctgattctatgtgtctccagtgattttttgacctctgagtatttgagtttttgatatctaatggaagacaaagaaagtccgtttgaGAGGAGAAGAGCGAGGTCGCGAGCTTTCTGGCACGGCTCGggaccttgacttttttgcttctacaatgccttttttacttatttatttcaacactgtacctgaagttatatttgagcaaaaaggaaaatgtttcttaataGGTTAAGAattatgtcactgtttttgtttgtttgagatgattattgaaaagctggttgtatcttggttaaaatgttctaataaagcaaagatagaaaatattgcaatatcttgtgtgctgtaaagtggtttgaaaaaaatgaaattggaATTGGCcatccaaacactctgcaaataAGAAATCGGTATCAACCCAAAAAAAtgtaatcggtgcaagtctaacAAGTGCAAGTCAAATGAATGCAAGTCAAATGAATAAGTGAAAGCTGTACACTTTGACCCTTTTTtcgagggtccaaggacagagacatgtgcaACTGTGACACatcttaataaataaaattgacctGACTTGACTTCCAGCTCATATTCTCTAACATTAGGGGCTGTACGTTGAGACAgattcaaaaaacatttttgtacttTAGACACCTGACCTGAGACATGTACTTGGGATGCTGGATGTAAGTCAATATATAAAGAGCAATCCTGGTTACATGTTGTGGCTGTACTCACCATTTGTCACATTGACCGGTgaggttttctgttttgttggtCCTGACAGGATGAGGGTCACCTGTGCTCCATCAGAGCCATAGCCCCACAGCACAGCTCTCTCTGGAGACTTCTGCAGCACCATGTGGTCCCCATAGTAGGAGGCAAAGCTCAGGTCCCCCtctacacatatacacacaaacaattcaGTGCTCAAAAACAATGCAAAGAGAACAATATTTAGAGAATGAAGACAGATTAAAACCACATTCAAGGAGATTAGTCAGAAATAGAAACACAAATAGAGCTGGCTTATGGTTTTGGCAACCTAAAATACTGAGCTAGCTTATATTTTAGCGAGCAGTGACGTTACCATTAAACCTCAGTGCACAGCAGTTAAACGCCGACAAACAGTTTGGCACCCGGTACTCACCACATCTGTGAATGGCAGCTACAAATatcaaaacaacacacagagtTATCGCCATGACAGCAAGATGAAGACAACACACGTAAACCTAAAGCTGGAAACAACTCTGTCAGAAACCATTAAGTCAGTTGGTTGATATGTTAAGCGGCATATCGTGTTACAGACAGAAAACTCTGTCACTAACTGACACTTCAATGTTTGTGAGCCAGTCTTTTATTTGTTGCATTACATCACAATCTGACTGCgcatcttcaaaataaaagcacgaCGGTTCAAAATTGCAAACATAGTAGAAATCATCTTAACACAgacaattaacaactttcttcttctctcttttgatgtATGTGCGTGTGCGAGAAGCCGCCCATGTTTCACTTTCTCACATCACCCAAGCtgtgagttgcacatgtgcgtgtatgtgcgctgctgatgttacacgaTGTCAATCATGCGGCGCGCCAGGAATTTGACCGGTGTTTTAAAtcggcatattttagactgaccggcCGGTCGCAGGTCACGGCCGATCATGTGAAAACCGGCCCAATTCCGAGCGCTGCCGataaatcggtgcaagtctattTTAACGCGAAATATGTTCAGCTGCCTCTGTGTTAGAAGCTGTTTCACAAATGCTGTAAGAAGGCTGTGGTAGCTTTGACGGCTGTGTCAATTAGCAATATGACAGGGGATAGGCAGGACTTTAGGAGACAAATTAAAAGTAAATCcatggaaaagaaaagaacaaagcatTCACTGCAGAGTATTTGTCTCATATATATCTATTGTGTGAGATGTGAGTAGCAGCACACAGAGGCTGTGCGTACTACCCTGAGTCTTGGGCTTACATCAAGATAAATGTCCTatttcaaatttcaaatgtTATCACTGGCCTTTGAAGGGGTTTGTAATTAACACGGTAGGTGAACATGGAAAGCTGCAGGGTAAGGGCATATAATTTCATGTCTCACTCACGTAGGCCTATGTAGTTCCTCTGCATCTTACTATAAATATACCCCATGAGCGCATTTCTTTCCTGTTCTCTCACTGCTTCACGCCCCGACCAGCAGCTTTCCTGTTCTCTGGCCTATATCCATCACTTATGTCTAAGTGTTGAGGTTTTGTGTTAAATAGCATGCCAACAGAACACGGCCTGTTCATTTGTCTTTACTACAGGCAAATGCATAAAACGCTTGGGTAAATAAACACCTGGCTGGTAAACTGCTGGATAATGAATGTTCCACctgcttttcatttttcatgggttagggttagtgttTTTTTAGTCTATAGATGTTAATTACTTTGGCCTTCATAGAGATTCACCTCACAGTAGTATGCTGTGTTGGGAATGTAAAGGGGAAGACGTGAAAAACTATGCAATTATGTTAGTTTTTAAAGTTTCACAAGTAGTTGCTGCACTGAGGGTGTAGGCTAGAGGATGTGGGTGTCATCTATAGATGTGATCTgtcatttccagctgtgtttgacttttctgttttgtttatctTGTTGTTGGTGTTACCCAAGTTTGAGTCATTATGCAACTGGCAGCATGATGCTGGCTGAGAAGTGATCTGGTGTCTACATTTGGAAAGTTTGTCCAATGTGAGTTTCATTTattcaaaaacatttcagaaagTGTGTAAACATCTCAAGTTGTCTATGTTTGAGAAGATGactcactcaaaaaaaaaaaagatagacacaaaagacaaacaagaaaacagcaCACTGGTTTACTACAATAGATGATGTCAACTCTTGAATAGCCGTTGCCATAGCAACCAGCAAGAGAGAACTAAAACATTCATGTCCTGTGTACTTTTTAGGCCCATAGATGGCAGCAGGCACGCTGATAATAAAGGGATTTAATTAAAAGGTGTGTTGAATTATCTGACTATACCATATGTTGTTCTGTTGGTGGTGTATGAATTATTATATGATTtataaggtccagtgtgtcgtATTTAGcgggacatattggcagaaatggaatctAATGTATGCTTTCTTTAATTTgtaataacctgaaaataagaatactagtgtttttgttatcttagaatgaccaatttatatctacacagggagcgggCCCTCAACagtggagtccaccatgttgcaccgccatgtttcaaCAGTAGCTCAAAATggaaaaaccaaacattttcacGTTTTTGACCACCATAGTTATCAGACCCTCGACTTCTAACAGCAGTGGAAAATCACTGACTTTTTTTGCTGTTATAAAtcatcaggtctgtttgtttaggTCAGAAAgacacctctgcagataatttggctcaaaACACCTGAACATCTTGATATTAAGTTGTCTGAGAAAAAGGCGTGCACACATTAGCACGTGCTAGGGCAGCGGCCCATCTGCAATGAGCCAAACaagtgtcagagaaacagcgatttgtaatgtgaaactgcctcattcagtgtttttactagaCTTGCACCAATTTATCGGCAATGCTCGGAATCGGCCGGTTTTCACGTGATCGGCCATGACTTCCCACCGGCTGGTCACTCTAAAATATGCCGATTTAAAACGCCGGTGAAATTCCCGGCGCCATGTAATTGACAtcgtgtaacatcagcagcgcacacacccgcacatgtgcaactcacagcttgggcgatgtgaggaagtgaaacatgggcggcttctcaccttaatcattcacgcacacacatcaaaagagagaagaagaaagttgttaattgtccgtgttaaactgaactgcggagctctcactgctgcactgtgccgctTCAAACTGACGAGGTGCGTGTCCGCGTGCCGAAGATGCGCGTGTCCGCGCACTTACTGGCGGGCGCGTCctgaagacctgtgtgaatattccacaggagatatttttacttttttgtctgttcaagaaattacccacaaatgctatacaccaagaaatattattttatttattcatgtttttatttatgtatgccttttttacttatttatttctgtctgtaaCACGATATGCCGCTTAACATATCAACCAACTGACTTAATGGTTTCTGACAGAGTTGTTTCCAGCTTTAGGTTTACGTGTGTTGTCTTCATCTTGCTGTCATGGCGATAactctgtgtgttgttttgatATTTGTAGCTGCCATTCACAGATGTGGTGAGTACCGGGTGCCAAACTGTTTGTCGGCGTTTAACTGCTGTGCACTGAGGTTTAATGGTAACGTCACTGCTCGCTAAAATATAAGCTAGCTCAGTATTTTAGGTTGCCAAAACCATAAGCCAGCTCTATTTGTGTTTCTATTTCTGACTAATCTCATTTTATGTGGTTTTAATCTGTCTTCATTCTCTAAATATTGTTCTCTTTGCATTGTTTTTGAGCACtgaattgtttgtgtgtatatgtgcagaGGGGGACCTGAGCTTTGCCTCCTACTATGGGGACCACATGGTGCTGCAGAAGTCTCCAGAGAGAGCTGTGCTGTGGGGCTATGGCTCTGATGGAGCACAGGTGACCCTCATCCTGTCAGGaccaacaaaacagaaaacctcACCGGTCAATGTGACAAATGGTGAGTACAGCCACAACATGTAACCAGGATTGCTCTTTATATATTGACTTACATCCAGCATCCCAAGTACATGTCTCAGGTCAGGTGTCTAAAGTACAGAAATGTATTATGAATCTGTCTCAACGTACAGCCCCTAATGTTAGAGAATATGAGCTGGAAGTCAAGTCaggtcaattttatttattaagatGTGTCACAGTTGCGCACgtctctgtccttggaccctcgaAAAAAGGGTCAAAGTGTACAGCTTTCACTTATTCATTTGGTCACTgttagacttgcaccgattacaattttttgggtTGATACCAATTTCTtatttgcagagtgtttggatgGCCGATtccaatttcatttttttcaaaccactttacagcacacaagatattgcaatattttctatctttgctttattagaacattttaaccaagatacaaccagctttcaataatcatctcagacaaacaaaaacagtgacataatTCTTAACCtattaagaaacattttcctttttgctcaaatataacttcaggtacagtgttgaaataaataagtaaaaaaggcatacataaatagaaacatggataaataaaataatatttcttggtgtatagcatttgtgggtaatttcttgaatagacaaaaaagtaaaaatatctcctgtggaatattcacacaggtcttcagGACGCGCCCGCCAGTAAGTGCGTGGACACGCGTATCTTCGGCATGCGGACACGCACCACGTCAGTTTGAagcggcacagtgcagcagtgagagctccgcAGTTCAGTTTAACACGGACAGTTAAcaactttcttcttctctctgttgatgtgtgagtgtgaatgattaaggtgagaagtcgcccatgtttcacttcctcagaaaaaatatgtcactgtttttatttgtttgtttgagatgattattgaaagctggttgtatcttggttaaaatgttcttataaagcaaagatagaaaatattgcaatattttgtgtgctgtaaagtggtttgaaaaaaatgaaattggaATCGGCCATCCAAACACTACAAATCGGTATCGGCCCAAAAAttgtaatcggtgcaagtctagtatgttttctttaatttgtaataacctgaaaataagaatactagtgtttttgttatcttagaatgaccaatttatatctacacagggagcgggCCCTCAACagtggagtccgccatgttgcaccgccatgtttcaaCAGTAGCTCAAAATggaaaaaccaaacattttcacGTTTTTGACCACCATAGTTATCAGACCCTCGACTTCTAACAGCAGTGGAAAatcactgactttttttttactgttataAATCATCAGGGCccatattcacaaagaatcctaagactaaaagtagctcttagtgacgtcattctaagaaaaatcttagaattcctcgaattctaagatttttcttagaattttcccttggtaagataaaagttattcacaaagcatctttggccttaagagagctcctaaggtgacaAACTgtaaagaggagggaggaggacttttaagaagccgaagagtgtcttaaacagagaagatggcggaaagacagaggaag is drawn from Epinephelus fuscoguttatus linkage group LG5, E.fuscoguttatus.final_Chr_v1 and contains these coding sequences:
- the LOC125888278 gene encoding sialate O-acetylesterase-like isoform X1; the protein is MAITLCVVLIFVAAIHRCGEYRVPNCLSAFNCCALRFNEGDLSFASYYGDHMVLQKSPERAVLWGYGSDGAQVTLILSGPTKQKTSPVNVTNGIWRVTLDPVKAGGPYSVTAVTKCCSATLTDVLFGDIWLCGGQSNMWFNMSMVFNAAEELKLSENYTDVRFFMASLRTGKTEQLDLTGVEIPWSVAPRNLKGFSAVCWLYGRYLYKTLQYPIGLVESCWEGTPVEVWSSARALQRCRQDFAGPKNDSVLWNSMIHPLLNMTIKGAIWYQGEANTYHNEDKYACTFPAMIDDWRMSFHKGSGGQTAKDFPFGFVQLSTDIKTPTSVFTPIVRWHQTADFGYVPNDRMANTFMAVALDLPDPDSPLGPIHPRDKQDVAYRLTLGARAVAYNEKGVAFQGPFPKQILYKGTHVIVNYDQKISVKKSDRIFEICCTKTPVSCGSKPHWVPAPIVWSNKTSVKLSTHCEPSQEVGALRYAWSTWPCDFKACPIYSANKILPAPPFIFNSCSP
- the LOC125888278 gene encoding sialate O-acetylesterase-like isoform X2; amino-acid sequence: MAITLCVVLIFVAAIHRCEGDLSFASYYGDHMVLQKSPERAVLWGYGSDGAQVTLILSGPTKQKTSPVNVTNGIWRVTLDPVKAGGPYSVTAVTKCCSATLTDVLFGDIWLCGGQSNMWFNMSMVFNAAEELKLSENYTDVRFFMASLRTGKTEQLDLTGVEIPWSVAPRNLKGFSAVCWLYGRYLYKTLQYPIGLVESCWEGTPVEVWSSARALQRCRQDFAGPKNDSVLWNSMIHPLLNMTIKGAIWYQGEANTYHNEDKYACTFPAMIDDWRMSFHKGSGGQTAKDFPFGFVQLSTDIKTPTSVFTPIVRWHQTADFGYVPNDRMANTFMAVALDLPDPDSPLGPIHPRDKQDVAYRLTLGARAVAYNEKGVAFQGPFPKQILYKGTHVIVNYDQKISVKKSDRIFEICCTKTPVSCGSKPHWVPAPIVWSNKTSVKLSTHCEPSQEVGALRYAWSTWPCDFKACPIYSANKILPAPPFIFNSCSP